In a genomic window of Coprococcus eutactus:
- a CDS encoding aspartate kinase, whose translation MLIVKKFGGTSVGNTERIFNVAKRCIEDWQKGNDVVVVLSAMGKYTDELIDMAKQVNENPPKREMDMLFTIGEQMSVSLMAMAMNSLKVPAISLNAFQVAMHTTSVYGNARLKRIDVERIRHELEQRKIVIVTGFQGINKYDDYTTLGRGGSDTTAVALAAALNADACEIYTDVDGVYTADPRKVKNARKLDTITYDEMLELATLGAGVLHNRSVELAKKFGVQLVVRSSLNFSEGTIVKEDTGMEKMLVSGVASDTDSARVAVVGLEDTPGVAFRLFNLLAKNDINIDMILQSVGRHGTKDITFTCSDENADRAEEIIKNNIGKYESIDVNKNVAKVSIVGAGMQSNAGVAAKMFEALYDENINIRMISTSEIRVTVLIDEQYTERAMNAIHDKFALGDR comes from the coding sequence ATGTTAATAGTAAAGAAGTTTGGTGGTACTTCTGTAGGAAATACCGAAAGAATCTTTAACGTGGCCAAAAGATGTATCGAGGACTGGCAGAAGGGGAACGACGTTGTTGTAGTACTGTCTGCTATGGGTAAATACACAGATGAGCTGATAGATATGGCAAAGCAGGTAAATGAAAATCCTCCTAAGAGAGAGATGGATATGCTTTTCACTATCGGAGAGCAGATGTCTGTATCACTTATGGCTATGGCAATGAATTCATTGAAGGTTCCGGCAATATCGCTCAACGCATTCCAGGTGGCAATGCATACGACTTCAGTATACGGTAATGCACGTCTGAAGAGAATTGATGTCGAGAGGATCAGACATGAACTTGAGCAGAGAAAGATAGTTATAGTTACAGGATTCCAGGGAATCAACAAGTATGATGATTACACAACCCTTGGCCGCGGTGGCTCAGATACAACAGCTGTTGCGCTTGCAGCGGCACTTAACGCTGATGCGTGTGAGATCTATACAGATGTGGATGGAGTATACACAGCAGATCCACGTAAGGTAAAGAACGCACGTAAATTGGATACAATAACATACGATGAGATGCTTGAGCTTGCTACACTTGGGGCAGGCGTTCTGCACAACCGTTCAGTTGAGCTCGCCAAGAAGTTTGGTGTTCAGTTGGTTGTTCGTTCAAGTCTCAATTTTTCAGAAGGTACAATAGTTAAGGAGGATACTGGGATGGAGAAGATGTTGGTTAGTGGTGTTGCGTCAGATACAGACTCAGCAAGAGTAGCAGTAGTAGGACTGGAGGATACACCGGGGGTTGCATTTAGGCTTTTCAATCTGCTCGCAAAGAACGATATTAATATAGATATGATCCTGCAGTCGGTAGGAAGACACGGAACAAAGGATATCACATTTACATGCAGCGATGAGAACGCAGACAGAGCAGAGGAGATCATCAAGAACAACATCGGTAAGTACGAGAGCATTGATGTAAACAAGAATGTTGCAAAGGTTTCTATCGTTGGTGCAGGAATGCAGTCAAATGCAGGTGTTGCAGCAAAGATGTTCGAAGCACTCTATGATGAGAATATCAATATCAGAATGATATCAACATCAGAGATCAGAGTTACTGTACTCATTGATGAGCAGTATACAGAACGCGCCATGAATGCAATTCATGACAAGTTCGCTCTCGGCGATCGTTAA
- a CDS encoding homoserine dehydrogenase — translation MVNIAVLGYGTVGSGVVEVINTNHDIVNKRAGQEINVKRVLDLRTFPGDPVENILTHDFEDILNDDEISVVVEVMGGVEPAYTFVKKCLLAGKSVATSNKELVAVHGPELLKIAREGNINFFFEASAGGGIPVIRPLNTSITADDVTEITGILNGTTNYILTKMDKEGADYATVLKQAQDLGYAERNPEADVEGGDACRKIAILTSLVYGKNLDYNRIHMEGITKITTDDFKYADKMGYSVKLVGTTRKTDGKLYSYVAPVMLPHDNPLAKIDDVYNGILVHGNALDDVMFYGKGAGKLPTASAVVSDVIDAVRNMGRNVPIIWDDEELEMGAFEDSVSRFFIRTEEKDEDAIKAVFGEVEYVDSDLNEKAFVTAVITEGKFETCCNKIGVKSALRVLD, via the coding sequence ATGGTGAATATAGCAGTATTAGGTTATGGTACAGTTGGCTCAGGAGTTGTGGAAGTGATTAACACCAACCATGATATTGTTAATAAGAGAGCTGGGCAGGAGATAAATGTAAAGAGGGTACTTGATCTCAGAACATTTCCAGGGGATCCTGTTGAGAACATTCTCACCCATGATTTTGAGGACATACTAAACGATGACGAGATCAGCGTTGTGGTAGAGGTAATGGGAGGCGTTGAGCCGGCATATACATTTGTCAAGAAATGTCTTCTTGCGGGCAAGAGTGTTGCAACATCAAACAAGGAGCTCGTTGCAGTTCATGGCCCTGAACTTTTAAAAATTGCCAGAGAGGGCAATATCAATTTCTTCTTTGAGGCGTCAGCCGGCGGCGGAATACCTGTTATACGACCACTCAACACATCCATCACAGCAGATGATGTGACAGAGATCACAGGAATACTTAATGGTACGACTAATTACATTCTCACCAAGATGGACAAAGAGGGTGCAGATTATGCTACTGTGTTAAAACAGGCACAGGATCTTGGTTATGCAGAGCGCAATCCAGAGGCAGATGTAGAGGGCGGTGATGCATGCAGAAAGATAGCGATACTTACATCTCTTGTGTATGGAAAGAATCTGGATTACAACAGGATACACATGGAGGGAATAACAAAGATAACAACAGATGATTTCAAATATGCGGATAAGATGGGATATTCAGTCAAACTTGTTGGTACAACGAGAAAGACAGATGGCAAGCTTTACTCATACGTTGCACCGGTCATGCTTCCGCATGATAATCCGCTCGCGAAGATAGATGATGTATACAATGGTATACTTGTGCACGGAAATGCTCTTGACGATGTAATGTTCTATGGAAAGGGTGCAGGAAAACTTCCTACAGCATCTGCGGTTGTATCAGATGTTATAGACGCAGTCAGAAATATGGGAAGAAATGTCCCGATCATTTGGGATGATGAGGAGCTTGAGATGGGGGCATTTGAGGACTCGGTAAGCAGATTCTTCATAAGAACAGAGGAGAAGGACGAGGATGCGATAAAGGCGGTATTTGGTGAAGTAGAGTACGTTGATTCTGATCTGAATGAGAAAGCATTTGTCACAGCAGTTATCACTGAGGGCAAATTTGAGACATGTTGCAATAAGATCGGTGTAAAGAGTGCTCTCAGAGTGCTCGATTAG
- the prfB gene encoding peptide chain release factor 2: MIEIDEFRAAMASYKEPLEEVKSSLDIENKTDRIAKLNYEMEQPSFWDDVDRSREVSRELKNLQDLVDNYKKLENDYLDIDTLILMAEEENDSSLIPEIGEQIDIFKKEFEEYRINLLFTDEFDDCNAVLTLHSGEGGTESCDWASMLYRMYTRWAEKHGMSVEVLDFLEGDEAGIKSVTIQINGPHAYGYLKSEKGVHRLVRISPFNSAGKRMTSFASCDVIPDIEQDLEIEIRDEDIRIDTYRSSGAGGQHINKTSSAIRITHFPTGIVVQCQNERSQLMNKNKAMQMLKSKLYLLKKQENLERISDIRGEVTDNGFGSQIRSYVLQPYTMVKDKRTSYENSNVSAVLDGDLDGFMTAYLKWVNRVEV, from the coding sequence GTGATAGAGATAGATGAGTTCAGAGCAGCTATGGCTTCCTACAAGGAGCCTCTTGAGGAGGTCAAGTCGTCTCTGGATATTGAAAATAAGACAGACAGAATAGCAAAACTTAATTATGAGATGGAGCAGCCGTCTTTTTGGGATGATGTAGACAGATCTAGGGAGGTGTCACGGGAACTGAAGAACCTCCAGGATCTGGTGGACAATTACAAAAAGCTTGAGAATGACTATTTAGATATAGATACCCTCATACTCATGGCTGAGGAGGAGAACGATTCAAGCCTTATACCGGAGATAGGGGAACAGATAGACATATTCAAGAAAGAATTTGAAGAGTACAGGATCAACCTGCTTTTCACGGATGAGTTTGATGACTGCAATGCTGTTCTCACTCTTCATTCGGGAGAGGGTGGTACGGAGTCGTGCGACTGGGCGAGCATGCTTTACAGAATGTATACCAGATGGGCAGAAAAGCACGGCATGAGCGTTGAGGTACTTGATTTTCTTGAAGGTGACGAGGCTGGAATAAAGTCGGTTACCATACAGATAAATGGACCACATGCATACGGGTATCTCAAGTCCGAGAAGGGAGTTCACAGACTTGTCAGGATATCTCCGTTCAACTCTGCGGGTAAGAGAATGACCTCGTTTGCATCGTGTGATGTTATACCTGATATAGAACAGGATCTGGAGATAGAAATCAGGGATGAAGATATACGAATTGATACCTACAGATCAAGCGGAGCCGGTGGCCAGCATATCAACAAAACATCATCAGCCATCAGAATCACACATTTTCCTACAGGAATAGTGGTTCAGTGCCAGAATGAGAGATCGCAGTTAATGAATAAGAACAAGGCCATGCAGATGTTGAAGTCCAAGCTGTATCTTCTGAAGAAACAGGAAAATCTGGAAAGAATATCGGATATCCGCGGAGAAGTTACCGACAATGGATTTGGAAGTCAGATCAGGTCGTATGTGTTGCAGCCATACACCATGGTCAAGGATAAGAGAACATCTTATGAGAATTCCAATGTGTCGGCGGTTCTCGATGGTGATTTGGACGGCTTTATGACTGCATATCTAAAGTGGGTGAACAGAGTTGAGGTGTGA
- the secA gene encoding preprotein translocase subunit SecA produces the protein MGLFEKIFGTHSEKELKKIGPIVDAIEALDEKMQALSDEELKAKTQEFKDRLAAGETLDDILVEAFAVVREAAYRVLGMKHYRVQLIGGIVLHQGRIAEMRTGEGKTLVSTLPAYLNALEGKGVHVVTVNDYLAKRDAEWMGQVHEFLGLKVGIILNSSTTDERRDAYNCDITYVTNNELGFDYLRDNMVIYKEKLVLRDLHYCVIDEVDSVLIDEARTPLIISGQSGKSTELYKMCDYLARQMKRGEGDGEISKMDMLMKTAVEEDGDFLVNEKDKYVMLTANGVKMVEQFFHIDNLSDPENMEIQHNIILALRAHNLMFRDRDYVVKDDEVLIVDEFTGRIMPGRRFSDGLHQAIEAKENVKVKRESKTLATITFQNFFNMFDKKAGMTGTAQTEEEEFREIYGMDVVVIPTNRPIQRIDQPDSIFKTKKEKLDAIVEQINLSYRKGQPVLVGTINIDASEELSHLLTKKKVPHKVLNAKFHELEAEIVADAGQKNAVTIATNMAGRGTDIKLGEGVAELGGLRIIGTERHESRRIDNQLRGRSGRQGDPGESKFYLSLEDDLMRLFGSERVMSVYDTLKIPEGEEIEHKTISNFVEKAQKKIEGNNFAIRKNLLEYDRVNNEQREIIYKERRRVLDGENMHEVILKMIKDDIGAAVDQICSSESAPEEWNQVELDDMIRNIVPFAEPVTLTDEEIRKADIKELKERLINEALELYADKEKEINDPDQMREIERVILLKTIDRKWTDHIDDMDNLRQGIGLRSLGQRDPVVEYKFAGYDMFNEMTAAIREETVRLLYRIKVEQKIEREEVNKVTGTNKDDTASKGPVKKAKKIGRNDLCPCGSGLKYKNCCGKNA, from the coding sequence ATGGGTTTGTTTGAGAAAATATTTGGAACGCACAGCGAGAAGGAACTTAAAAAGATAGGACCTATCGTTGATGCAATAGAGGCACTTGATGAAAAGATGCAGGCGCTTTCGGATGAAGAGCTGAAGGCAAAGACACAGGAGTTTAAAGACAGGCTTGCAGCTGGAGAGACGCTGGATGATATATTGGTGGAGGCATTTGCAGTTGTGAGAGAGGCTGCATACCGTGTGCTTGGAATGAAGCACTACAGAGTACAGCTTATCGGTGGTATCGTTCTCCATCAGGGAAGAATCGCTGAGATGAGAACTGGTGAAGGTAAGACACTGGTATCAACACTCCCAGCTTATCTGAATGCCCTGGAAGGAAAGGGTGTCCATGTTGTTACAGTCAATGACTACCTGGCAAAGCGAGATGCAGAGTGGATGGGACAGGTTCATGAATTCCTTGGACTCAAGGTTGGTATCATCTTGAACAGTTCAACTACAGATGAGAGACGTGATGCATACAACTGTGATATTACCTATGTAACAAACAATGAGCTTGGATTTGACTATTTGAGAGATAACATGGTCATATATAAGGAGAAGCTGGTTCTCAGAGATCTGCACTACTGTGTAATCGATGAGGTCGACTCAGTTCTTATCGATGAGGCTCGTACACCTCTTATCATATCAGGTCAGAGTGGCAAGTCTACAGAGCTCTACAAGATGTGTGATTATCTTGCAAGACAGATGAAGCGCGGCGAGGGCGATGGAGAGATATCCAAGATGGATATGCTCATGAAGACAGCGGTTGAAGAAGATGGAGATTTCCTTGTAAATGAGAAAGATAAATACGTTATGCTCACAGCGAACGGTGTCAAGATGGTTGAGCAGTTCTTCCATATAGATAACCTGTCAGATCCTGAGAATATGGAGATACAGCACAACATTATCTTGGCTCTCCGTGCACACAACCTCATGTTCAGAGACAGGGATTACGTTGTAAAGGATGATGAAGTTCTCATAGTTGACGAGTTTACCGGACGTATCATGCCGGGACGTCGTTTCTCCGATGGACTGCATCAGGCTATAGAGGCAAAGGAGAATGTGAAGGTAAAGAGAGAGAGTAAGACTCTTGCAACCATCACGTTCCAGAATTTTTTCAATATGTTTGACAAGAAAGCAGGTATGACTGGTACAGCGCAGACAGAGGAAGAGGAGTTCAGAGAGATATACGGTATGGATGTTGTTGTCATTCCAACAAACAGACCTATCCAGAGAATAGACCAGCCGGATTCTATATTTAAGACAAAGAAGGAGAAGCTGGATGCCATAGTTGAACAGATCAACCTCAGTTACAGAAAAGGACAGCCGGTCCTTGTCGGTACTATCAATATCGATGCATCTGAGGAATTGAGTCACCTGCTCACAAAGAAGAAAGTTCCTCATAAGGTTCTTAATGCGAAGTTCCACGAGCTTGAGGCTGAGATAGTAGCGGATGCAGGTCAGAAGAATGCCGTAACTATCGCAACAAACATGGCAGGACGTGGTACTGATATCAAGCTTGGGGAGGGCGTTGCCGAACTTGGCGGACTTAGGATCATAGGTACAGAGAGACATGAGTCGAGACGAATAGACAACCAGCTCCGAGGACGTTCAGGACGTCAGGGAGATCCGGGTGAGTCAAAGTTCTACCTTTCACTTGAAGACGATCTCATGAGACTTTTCGGTTCAGAGAGAGTTATGAGCGTGTATGATACGCTGAAGATACCAGAGGGTGAGGAGATAGAGCACAAGACTATATCAAACTTCGTTGAGAAGGCACAGAAGAAGATTGAAGGCAACAACTTTGCCATCAGAAAGAATCTTCTCGAATACGACAGAGTTAATAACGAGCAGAGAGAGATCATATACAAGGAGCGTAGAAGAGTTCTTGACGGCGAGAACATGCATGAGGTAATACTCAAGATGATCAAGGATGATATAGGCGCTGCTGTTGACCAGATTTGCTCATCCGAGAGTGCTCCGGAGGAGTGGAATCAGGTAGAACTGGACGATATGATAAGAAACATAGTTCCATTTGCGGAGCCTGTCACACTCACAGATGAGGAGATAAGAAAAGCTGACATAAAGGAACTTAAAGAGAGACTTATTAATGAAGCACTTGAGCTTTATGCTGATAAGGAAAAGGAGATCAATGATCCGGATCAGATGAGAGAGATCGAGCGAGTTATTCTCTTAAAAACCATAGATAGAAAGTGGACAGATCACATCGATGATATGGATAATCTCAGACAGGGTATTGGACTCAGATCCCTCGGACAGAGAGATCCTGTAGTGGAGTACAAGTTTGCCGGATATGACATGTTCAACGAGATGACAGCAGCCATCCGTGAGGAGACAGTCAGACTTCTGTACAGAATAAAGGTTGAGCAGAAGATAGAGAGAGAAGAGGTAAATAAGGTTACAGGAACAAACAAGGACGATACAGCGTCCAAGGGACCTGTGAAGAAGGCAAAGAAGATCGGCAGAAATGATCTTTGCCCATGCGGAAGTGGTCTCAAGTATAAGAATTGCTGCGGCAAGAATGCATAA
- the hpf gene encoding ribosome hibernation-promoting factor, HPF/YfiA family, whose amino-acid sequence MNYIISGKNIEVTEGLRNAVQDKLSKLEKYFAADTGAQVTFSVEKDRQKIEVTIPMKGHIIRAEQVSDDMYVSIDLVVEVIERQVTKHRKKLIDKEQNVAYLNEAFVDEDIEDDDDIKIVRTKKFAVKPMYPEDACIQMDLLGHNFYVFRNAETDEVNVVYKRKGNTYGLIEPEF is encoded by the coding sequence ATGAATTACATAATCAGCGGTAAGAACATTGAAGTTACAGAAGGACTTAGAAATGCAGTACAGGATAAGCTCTCAAAGCTTGAGAAGTACTTTGCAGCTGACACTGGCGCACAGGTCACATTCAGCGTGGAGAAAGATAGACAGAAGATAGAAGTAACCATTCCTATGAAGGGACACATCATCAGAGCAGAACAGGTAAGTGATGATATGTATGTTTCAATCGACCTTGTTGTAGAGGTTATCGAGAGACAGGTTACAAAGCATCGCAAGAAGCTCATAGATAAGGAGCAGAATGTGGCGTATCTCAATGAAGCTTTCGTGGATGAGGACATAGAGGATGATGATGATATCAAGATCGTCAGAACAAAGAAGTTCGCAGTTAAGCCTATGTATCCTGAGGATGCATGCATTCAGATGGATCTTCTGGGACACAATTTTTATGTATTTAGAAACGCAGAGACAGACGAAGTGAATGTTGTATATAAGAGAAAGGGCAACACATATGGTCTCATCGAGCCAGAGTTCTAA
- a CDS encoding C40 family peptidase — MYKSKSIKKTIVVAAAAGMLITTSLGTVSASQLLNDSTVGISSAFDKYASSLAGGADKDTDSSQKNVATASDAAKPVSGSSTKDDIVAADKKTDGDKSETKKIKKIKYPQFEDRCIAVTDDYVNIRSAAGIDSDVVGIIGNAGVADVVEKGKEWTKVSSGNCVGYIRNDLLLYGDDAGEYAEANCSKMATVNTETLNVREQADTSADCITQVGAGQSFDILSQTDKWVQIALDDQTSGYVSADYIEYTYKLDEAKTLEELQAEIQAQENAQKQAEEDEADACETQDATDAQDTSDDQGTDDAHDTYDNQDTDDDSYDGDSGTDGQYDYDQDSDDSQDASDGQGSSDGDDGSDTTAAPSGQTGIDLANYATQFVGNPYVYGGSSLTDGADCSGFVMAVYAQFGYSLPHSAGAQSGYGTRVDTASLEPGDILFYGYDGSIEHCAIYIGDGMIVHASTEETGIKISSAFYSTPICAVRLLGQ; from the coding sequence ATGTACAAGTCAAAATCAATAAAAAAGACCATCGTCGTGGCTGCGGCTGCAGGAATGCTCATAACGACGTCACTCGGAACGGTAAGCGCAAGCCAACTGCTTAACGATTCAACGGTTGGCATCTCGTCGGCATTTGACAAGTACGCCAGCTCGCTTGCGGGTGGGGCAGATAAAGATACAGACAGTTCGCAGAAAAATGTTGCAACAGCGTCTGATGCGGCAAAGCCAGTTTCAGGAAGCTCCACAAAAGACGATATAGTTGCCGCCGACAAAAAAACGGACGGAGATAAAAGCGAGACAAAGAAGATAAAGAAGATAAAGTATCCTCAGTTTGAGGACAGGTGTATAGCGGTAACAGATGACTATGTCAACATCAGATCTGCGGCTGGAATAGATTCAGACGTGGTAGGTATCATAGGAAACGCTGGTGTTGCAGACGTAGTTGAGAAAGGTAAGGAGTGGACTAAGGTGTCATCAGGCAACTGCGTTGGATACATAAGAAATGACCTTCTTCTGTACGGCGATGATGCAGGAGAGTACGCAGAGGCAAACTGTAGCAAGATGGCCACAGTCAACACAGAGACACTGAATGTCAGGGAGCAGGCTGATACATCAGCTGACTGCATAACACAGGTTGGAGCAGGACAGAGCTTTGACATACTCTCGCAGACGGATAAGTGGGTGCAGATTGCTCTTGACGACCAGACCAGCGGATATGTGAGTGCGGATTATATAGAGTATACATACAAGCTAGATGAGGCAAAGACTCTTGAGGAGCTTCAGGCGGAGATCCAGGCACAGGAGAATGCACAGAAGCAGGCAGAAGAGGATGAGGCGGACGCATGCGAGACACAGGATGCAACTGATGCTCAAGATACTTCGGATGATCAGGGCACAGATGATGCCCATGATACATATGACAATCAAGACACAGATGATGATTCATATGATGGAGATTCGGGTACTGATGGCCAGTATGATTATGATCAGGATTCAGACGACAGCCAGGATGCTTCGGATGGTCAGGGTTCGTCAGATGGCGATGACGGCAGTGACACAACGGCAGCACCTAGCGGCCAGACCGGTATAGATCTTGCAAATTATGCTACACAGTTTGTCGGTAATCCATATGTATATGGTGGATCAAGCCTTACAGATGGTGCGGACTGCTCAGGATTTGTAATGGCAGTATATGCACAGTTCGGTTATTCACTTCCACATTCGGCGGGTGCACAGTCAGGCTATGGAACCAGAGTGGATACAGCGAGCCTTGAGCCGGGAGATATACTATTCTATGGATACGACGGATCGATAGAGCATTGTGCGATCTATATAGGAGACGGCATGATAGTCCATGCAAGTACAGAGGAGACCGGTATCAAGATATCATCAGCATTCTACAGCACGCCTATATGTGCGGTGAGACTGCTAGGTCAGTAA
- the pyk gene encoding pyruvate kinase — protein MNLRKTKIICTLGPATDDDEVLRKLMLEGMDVARFNFSHGDHAQHRKNKDRIEKLRDELGLPVATLLDTKGPEIRVGDFKEGKVELVEGQTFTLTTDDVLGDQAKVSITYKNLVNDVKPGDIILIDDGLINMKIEKVTGTEIVCRVENGGPVSNHKGVNVPRVNLTMPYISDVDREDIIFGIKNDFDFIAASFVRSADDILEIRKILDEYECDNINIIAKIENMQGVDNIDEIIRVSDGIMVARGDMGVEIPLEDVPIIQKMIIKKVYNADKQVITATQMLDSMMIHPRPTRAEATDVANAIYDGTSAIMLSGETAAGKYPVEALHTMKTIAERAEMDIDYNKRFFSRDAVQNPDITSAISHATCTTAIDLAAAAIITVTKSGKTARMLSKYRPKCPIIGCTPVPKVARQINLSWGVQPLVIKEENNTDDLFEHSVDAAKRNGYVKDGEVVVITAGVPLGVTGTTNLIKVHVVGHILVKGFSINERSVTAPLCVCETEDDLIKNYKDGDIIVISETSNRIMDQLKTASAIVCEKNGGNSHAAIVGLSRDIPVILGAQNATKILKSGSIVTVNGEDGVVISN, from the coding sequence ATGAATTTGAGAAAAACAAAGATTATCTGTACACTTGGACCAGCAACAGATGATGACGAGGTGCTTAGAAAACTTATGCTTGAGGGAATGGATGTCGCCAGGTTCAATTTTTCTCATGGAGATCATGCTCAGCATAGAAAAAATAAGGACAGAATAGAGAAACTTAGAGATGAGCTGGGATTGCCTGTTGCAACGCTGCTCGATACAAAGGGACCTGAGATCCGTGTTGGAGATTTTAAGGAAGGCAAAGTTGAGCTTGTTGAGGGACAGACTTTTACCCTCACAACGGATGATGTCCTTGGAGATCAGGCAAAGGTGTCCATAACCTACAAGAATCTTGTGAATGATGTAAAGCCGGGTGACATCATACTTATAGATGACGGACTTATCAATATGAAGATAGAGAAGGTGACAGGAACGGAGATCGTGTGCCGTGTTGAAAATGGCGGACCTGTCTCAAACCACAAGGGTGTCAACGTTCCTAGAGTCAACCTCACCATGCCGTACATCAGCGATGTGGACAGAGAGGATATAATATTTGGAATCAAGAACGACTTTGACTTTATAGCTGCTTCATTTGTCAGATCTGCGGATGATATCCTGGAGATAAGAAAGATACTTGATGAGTATGAGTGCGACAATATCAACATCATTGCAAAGATTGAGAATATGCAGGGTGTTGACAACATAGATGAGATAATCAGAGTCTCAGATGGTATCATGGTTGCCAGAGGAGATATGGGCGTTGAGATCCCTCTTGAGGACGTGCCTATCATCCAGAAGATGATCATAAAGAAGGTTTACAATGCAGATAAGCAGGTCATAACTGCAACTCAGATGCTCGACTCAATGATGATACATCCAAGACCGACGAGAGCTGAGGCTACAGATGTTGCAAATGCTATATATGACGGAACCAGTGCGATCATGCTCTCAGGAGAGACTGCCGCAGGAAAGTATCCTGTGGAGGCACTTCACACGATGAAGACCATAGCAGAGAGAGCAGAGATGGATATTGATTACAACAAGCGTTTCTTCAGTCGTGATGCGGTTCAGAACCCAGACATAACAAGCGCCATATCACATGCTACATGTACAACAGCGATAGATCTTGCAGCAGCAGCTATAATCACCGTTACAAAGTCAGGTAAGACGGCAAGAATGCTTTCAAAGTACAGACCAAAGTGCCCTATCATCGGATGTACACCGGTACCAAAAGTTGCGCGTCAGATAAATCTGTCATGGGGAGTACAGCCTCTTGTTATAAAGGAAGAGAACAACACTGACGATCTGTTCGAGCATTCAGTTGATGCGGCAAAGAGAAACGGATACGTTAAGGATGGCGAGGTGGTTGTAATAACAGCCGGAGTTCCTCTTGGAGTTACAGGTACGACAAACCTCATCAAGGTGCACGTTGTAGGACATATCCTTGTGAAAGGATTCTCGATAAATGAGAGATCTGTCACAGCACCGTTATGTGTATGTGAGACAGAGGATGATCTGATCAAGAATTATAAAGATGGAGATATCATAGTTATAAGCGAGACAAGCAACAGGATAATGGATCAGCTCAAGACAGCATCAGCCATTGTCTGTGAGAAGAATGGTGGCAACTCACATGCAGCCATCGTTGGTCTCAGCAGAGATATCCCAGTTATCCTGGGTGCCCAGAATGCAACCAAGATCCTGAAGTCAGGTTCCATAGTTACAGTAAATGGCGAAGATGGAGTTGTGATATCCAACTAA
- a CDS encoding DUF1189 family protein: protein MDEKIGFGCSLKNMFVGVVKPEAYMKNGQSGKTWHAVMVVLGMSIILYLFTFWLPYNKLFGNGRLARTVDEAVKDFALSNDGFYYEGRYQWSDDENMTYILVDTSIKDSSAKEIESLRKENVYTTVFVVTGAEILSMENGRMSTIKAKDLYEALNEVYHASSFGKQDILDIINKWDTPVLTALYIGNVIGGIIKTFWVSFIVAIVGLIVSSALKLKVSLGAVYRAALYIRSLWYPILLLISTYVWPAKKTLMTLTFMICAAYMFMAIYRYNAQNPGELRGKATMLSGSQQPNL from the coding sequence TTGGACGAAAAGATAGGATTTGGCTGCTCTCTGAAAAATATGTTTGTCGGCGTTGTAAAGCCGGAGGCATATATGAAAAATGGACAGAGTGGAAAGACATGGCATGCAGTGATGGTCGTATTGGGTATGAGCATCATACTCTATCTATTTACATTTTGGCTGCCATATAACAAGCTATTTGGAAATGGAAGATTGGCCAGGACTGTGGATGAGGCGGTGAAAGATTTTGCACTCAGCAATGACGGATTTTATTATGAAGGACGTTACCAGTGGTCTGATGATGAGAATATGACATACATACTAGTGGATACATCCATAAAGGATTCCTCTGCAAAAGAGATAGAGTCCCTTAGAAAAGAAAATGTCTATACCACGGTTTTTGTTGTGACAGGGGCAGAAATACTATCAATGGAAAATGGAAGAATGAGTACCATAAAAGCGAAGGATCTGTACGAGGCATTAAATGAGGTTTATCATGCTAGCTCATTTGGAAAACAGGATATATTGGATATTATAAATAAATGGGACACACCGGTTCTGACCGCATTGTATATAGGAAATGTGATAGGTGGAATAATAAAGACGTTTTGGGTTTCGTTTATAGTGGCGATAGTAGGCTTGATAGTTTCGTCAGCCCTTAAACTTAAAGTCTCACTTGGGGCTGTGTACAGAGCAGCTTTGTATATAAGATCACTCTGGTATCCAATACTACTGTTGATATCCACATATGTGTGGCCGGCAAAGAAAACTTTGATGACACTAACATTTATGATATGTGCAGCATATATGTTTATGGCGATATATAGATATAATGCTCAGAATCCGGGGGAGCTGAGAGGTAAGGCAACAATGCTTTCAGGCAGTCAGCAGCCGAATTTATAA